The Coffea arabica cultivar ET-39 chromosome 4e, Coffea Arabica ET-39 HiFi, whole genome shotgun sequence genome includes a window with the following:
- the LOC140005603 gene encoding uncharacterized protein, with protein MSWFWNSMIPEISDTCMFLPTAKAIWDALHQTYSKWQELDYYRTLDLNCSKCAVFIKRFIERDRVYDFLASLNSEFDLVRIQISGKPEFPSLTEAISQIRAEESRRGIMLELPSIENSTLLSSKHQRLVLNKFATNKTNQTSGQKNREELWCTYYKKPRHTIEQCWKLHGKPPTREWGQKGGQQRQAHVSVQDSTQVFGGFRMEEVEKLKSMLETVDKPATNNSQPRNQGMCSLTLSGKALVSFAFSVLGNECRNVWILNSGATDHMTHISNKFKTYNPCPSNRKIVVVDGTITTVAGIGDVQVTPKLILKNNRGSGKRIGLAKEHDGLYYLDASSQPEFGKSALSTLSSPSNKDVIWLHHRCLGHVSFSALKIMFPSLFKGFDVQSFHCDICEYAKHTRVPFPISNK; from the exons ATGTCTTGGTTCTGGAATTCCATGATTCCTGAAATCAGCGATACGTGCATGTTTCTTCCTACAGCAAAGGCAATTTGGGATGCCCTTCATCAAACATATTCCAAG TGGCAGGAACTGGATTATTACAGGACACTTGATTTGAACTGTAGCAAATGTGCAGTGTTTATAAAAAGGTTCATAGAAAGGGATCGAGTTTATGATTTTTTGGCTAGCCTAAACTCTGAATTCGATCTTGTACGAATTCAAATTTCGGGCAAGCCAGAATTTCCCTCTCTAACTGAAGCAATATCCCAGATACGTGCAGAAGAAAGTCGCAGAGGTATTATGTTAGAATTACCTTCAATAGAAAATTCAACCCTTTTAAGTTCCAAACATCAGCGGTTGGTACTGAACAAGTTTGCTACGAACAAGACCAATCAAACAAGTGGGCAAAAGAATCGTGAGGAGTTGTGGTGCACATACTACAAGAAACCACGACACACCATAGAACAATGCTGGAAACTACATGGGAAACCACCCACTCGTGAATGGGGACAGAAAGGTGGCCAGCAAAGACAGGCTCATGTGTCAGTTCAAGATTCAACTCAAGTGTTTGGAGGGTTTAGGATGGAGGAAGTTGAGAAGCTTAAAAGTATGTTAGAGACAGTTGACAAACCAGCAACTAACAATTCTCAACCAAGGAATCAGGGTATGTGTTCATTGACACTTTCCGGTAAGGCTCTAGTCTCTTTTGCATTTAGTGTTTTAGGCAATGAGTGTAGGAATGTTTGGATTCTTAACTCTGGTGCTACGGACCATATGActcatatttcaaataaattcaaaacctATAACCCCTGTCCTAGCAATAGAAAGATTGTTGTTGTGGATGGCACAATAACCACAGTGGCAGGAATCGGAGATGTCCAAGTTACTCCAAAATTGATTCTTAAAAAT AACCGGGGCTCAGGGAAGAGGATTGGACTAGCTAAGGAGCATGATGGACTCTATTACTTGGATGCATCAAGTCAACCAGAATTTGGTAAATCTGCCCTATCCACATTGTCTTCACCCTCCAATAAGGATGTCATCTGGTTACATCATAGATGTCTAGGTCATGTGTCTTTTTCTGCACTAAAAATAATGTTTCCCTCCTTGTTCAAGGGATTTGATGTTCAGTCTTTTCATTGTGATATTTGTGAGTATGCTAAACACACTCGTGTACCATTTCCTATCAGTAATAAATGA